The region TCATCGAAGATGAGGCAGAAGATAGCACAACGCGTGGCACGGCTCCAATCGCGGACTTGAGCTCAACGGAAGGTGTTCTGGTTAGAGATGGGAGTTACGCGGAGGTATGGAAGGTTCCGGGCGAAACCACGGTGGTCAATAAAACCAGCGAGGCAAGCCTGCTTCCTAGGCTCGTCACGTGGCAGACATCTGAAGACGTAGCACAGAAAATCCTGTACTCCATCGAGTGCGAGATGAGACGGTGCCCATACACACTCGGACTCGGCGAGCCAAACCTGAACGGAAAACCAACCCTGGAATACGACACTGTTTGCAGGCCGAACGAAATCCATGCCCTCAAAAGGAGTCCGTACGACCACATCAAGAACCAGGAAAACCAATCGGTGTACACCACACATCAAATCCTAGAGTCATGGATACATGTGGCAAAACAAATTATCCAGCGCGTAACAGAAAGAATTGGAAGCAAAGAATTTTCAAAAGCATCAAATGACTGCTATTTAATCGAGAGAATCTGGAAACTTCTAGCAGAAATTGAAGACTTGCATCTACTAATGGATCCAGATGATTTTTTGAGACTTAAAAATCAGTTACAGATGCGATCATTAGACGAAAAGTCCCCGTATTGTTTTAGATCGAGGGAGTTGGTGGAGATAACGAAATCGTGCAAGGAACTGAAGCATAAGGTGCCGGAAGTTTTGGGTGTTGAAGTGGACCCAAAAGGTGGGCCCAGGATACAAGAAGCAGCCATGAGGTTGTATAGTGAAAAAAAGGAGTTTCAGAAGGTTTATTTGCTTCAGGCTTTGCAGGCAATTGAGGGTGCTCTAAAGAGGTTCTTTTATGCGTATCAACAGGTGCTAGTTGTTGCTATAGGGAGTTTGGAGGCCAAAGGGAATGGGGTTTTGGTGAGTTCAGAGAGTGGTGACTCGTTGACTCAATTGTTCCTTGAACCTTCTTATTTTCCTAGTTTGGATGCTGCTAAGACTTTTCTGGGAGAGTCTTGGAGTCATGAACAACCTAATAGGGTGGAGAGACGGAGTCGGAGGAAGCAGTGAAGAAATCAGGGGGGTGGAATCGGTGGGGGACTCGGTGGCGTCTAAactataggttttttttccgCATAGATTATACAGTTATTCATTGgatacatgttttttaattgtttctacCATCAATGTATTGGATATCATaagattttgatattattattcttgtaaaattatataCCTTCTATTGATATATATTTCCTGGGATTAAAATCATCATCTTCCATTTAAGTTCTGGACCTTGCTAGTTTTCTACAGATGATCATGAATTATATCCCCTACAAAACGCATCTTGAATCCGTCATAATTTGGAGAAAGCCAGTTGTTTAATCTTGTATCAAATAACAAGTAAAATGGAAGAATTCACGGCGATTTGCATTTACCCCTGTTCGTATCGTACAAGTTCTGTTATTGTATTCTCTTTTCTATAGTGCGAGTGatctattttaaattaaattaaataatctttACTATCTTAGCTTTAAATCAATGACAGAGATATTTGAAATCATCTCTTGCTTGCATAGTCAAGGAGGATGACGTGAGAAACACACGTTTTAGAGATGGACTCTAGCTTCGCCACGGGTATTGGTCTAACCGTTAGTTGAATTGGCTCACTAGCCTGTCATCTCAATCTTAGAATAGGTTTAGATCGATGCTAAAGCACGAACCATTTTTTCAAACACCATGATGCTGAAGTTACGTTTCCTGTTAAggataaaacatattaattatctaaaagggtaaaaataaataacagaaaaaaacgAAGAACAAGTAAAATGGAAGAATTTACGGCAATTTGAATGTACTTCTTATGAACctatttttaattggtttaaaaaacttttatgacTCTCTTTCCTTGGATAAGTCtaagaaaataaacatgttaACCGTGGGTTTGTCAGTGTATCAAGTCCAGCCACGTGGGGGCTTGGTAATGTGTCAAGCCCCGAGCATGCTAGGTCTAACACTAGCCAGACCCTGATGTGATTAGGCGTGGTAGTGTGCCAGATCCCGGAAATACTAGGTTTGACACCAGGCAACCTAGACACCTTTTGGTCTTGACAATGTACCAAACCCAACACTAAGATAACATGAGTCTGGCATTGGAGTTAGCCAAATCCAAGGTGATGTGGGTCTGACAAACATGTCAGACTTTTGGACTTGGCAATCTGTCAAGCCTAAGGTAATGAGAGTTTGACACACATGCCATACTCAAGACGCTTGGACTTGACACACATATCAGACCCAAGGCATGCCAAACCTAATGCGTGTAAACTTGATAGTCAACAAAGATGAAGGTGACGTGGACCTGACAAACATGTCAAACTCAAGGTGCTTGGATTTGACAGAACGTTATGTCCAAGCCACTTGGACTTGACAATCTGTTGAGTTCAAGGTAACATGAGCCTGACAAACATGCTAGACTCAAGACTGCTTGTACTTGACAATCAACCAAGTCCAAAGTAACATGGGTTTGGCATGGATGCGAGACTCAAGACCGCTTGTACTTGACAATTAGCCAAATCCAAAGTAACATGGGTCTGACATGCATGCTAAAGTCATGTGACCTTGGACTTGGTAAGGTGCCAAGTCCAAGGCACTTGGATATGACAATTCGTCAAGTCTAAGATTACATATCTCTGACaaacatgtcaaacccaagATACTTGAGCTTTATAGTCAACCAAGTCCAAGGCAACAACCATCCTCTCTTGACATGTCCAAGGAAATGACCAATCTTTCTTGGGTCTAACCCCGGGAAAGAACTCAGCCCAAATAGGCTTAACTACATTTAATGTCTTAAACTTTAATCTCCTTACACTTTTTTAGGTATATAAAAGTCCTCCAAGGACCCACCATATTCCTATCtaatattaatatagatgtaaGGATTATTTATCTTTCATTAAATGCTATCAGAATAATTACACTGTAAACCCTCATTTTCACAAAAGGACAAAACTCATTAGCTATAAATATACCATGAGATCTTCAAAACACaggttcaaaatttttattttctactgcATGTATATTCTTAAAACATCTCTCTagaatattcttgtattttctctctctaaaaaactaCTTAATTAAACATCAGAGAGTCCTTACCTCcactaaaaaagatattttgcaAGTATTAACCATGAACAGCTTTGACCTACTAAAGACCGAGTATAAGCTATTAACTACTTTGGCTAGTAAGAATATAGAAGATTGTTAGAACTAATTGATTAACTGATTGTCAAACTTAGAAGCTCTATTCCCAGGTTAGTTGGATTTTTTAGGCATCGTCAACTTTCTTATCTAATGCACCTATAGCTAAACACAGAGTCTCAGACTCATagcaaaatgagagaaaagGAACTTACACAATTGACAGCACTTGAAGCACTTGGTCctgtataaattaaaacatatagcATGATCAATGAAAAATGTAAGAATTGCAATAACATAAAAGGGGCtatgccaataaaaaaaaggatctaAACATACTCTACTTATAAAACTGTGTTATATTAAGAAAAGAGAGTTACCAATCTTTAGGCTATGCCAGGGATGTGCAACAATGGATCTTCAGGATATTGAAAAATAGATCCTTTCATTAAGAACAGCAAGTCATTCTGCACATTTCCTAGTCAATTCCAACTGAATAATATCATGTAC is a window of Populus nigra chromosome 10, ddPopNigr1.1, whole genome shotgun sequence DNA encoding:
- the LOC133704579 gene encoding nematode resistance protein-like HSPRO2, whose protein sequence is MIDLDWKAKMVSSDPPNKPPRLSSKLHVSIPAIQFRGISNTYPMPASDSVCSAYEYYLRLPELRKLWNRKEFSKWKTESILKPALQALEITFRFVSTVLSDKRPYANRREWTRRIESLTTSQIELIASIIEDEAEDSTTRGTAPIADLSSTEGVLVRDGSYAEVWKVPGETTVVNKTSEASLLPRLVTWQTSEDVAQKILYSIECEMRRCPYTLGLGEPNLNGKPTLEYDTVCRPNEIHALKRSPYDHIKNQENQSVYTTHQILESWIHVAKQIIQRVTERIGSKEFSKASNDCYLIERIWKLLAEIEDLHLLMDPDDFLRLKNQLQMRSLDEKSPYCFRSRELVEITKSCKELKHKVPEVLGVEVDPKGGPRIQEAAMRLYSEKKEFQKVYLLQALQAIEGALKRFFYAYQQVLVVAIGSLEAKGNGVLVSSESGDSLTQLFLEPSYFPSLDAAKTFLGESWSHEQPNRVERRSRRKQ